The sequence below is a genomic window from Polyangiaceae bacterium.
TTGTTGCCAGTGTTGGTGAACCCAGGAAAGGCGGAGTGCGTGGTACCTGTGACGATGACGTCGGCGTTCGGGTCGATCGCGATGGCGAGCACCTGATCGCGGTCATCCGTCGCGATGGGCACTGTCCAAAGCTCCTCCCCCGCAGAACTGTACTTGCGCACGAACCCGTCCACGTCCCCGGGCTTGGTGTCGAAGCCAGGCATGCCGTCGGTGACTAGGCCCCCCATGTACGCGTTTCCGGAAGCATCGACGGCGACGGCATAGGCGAAGTCGTTGAACGGATGCGTGAACTGTCTGGTCCAGGCGACGTTGCCGCTAGCGTCGTGCTTGAGAATGAACGCGTCTGAACCACCAGCATAGGTCTGTCCGGGGAGTGCGGCTGCGACGGTTCCGACCACGAATGGGCTCCCGTCCGGTCCGCAGTCCAAGCTAAACAAGTCGTTTTGACTGACCGCTCCGAACACGCGCGTCCAGAGCACGGAGCCCGTCATCGAGAGTTTCCGAAGGTACATCGTCTTGTGGGCCTTGGAGCCTTCGCCATCGAGCAGCCCGGAGAGCGTGCCCGCGATGTACATGTTTCCCTGAGCATCCAGCTTGAGCGCGGACAGTTGCTCGCTTCCCTCTTCGGCGGTCAGCACTCGCGCCCACAACTCGTCGCCCGTCGGCGAATAGGCGCGGATGAAGTCGTCGCGCAGACCACCGGACACCCCAGCGCCTGGGGTGGCGTTGTACACGGTGCCCGCAATGTATCCGTTGCCCTCGGCGTCAATCGCGGCGCCATTGGCGCTGTCATCCCAGCCCGGAATTCCGCCAAACTGATGTACCCATTCTCCAGGGCACGTGCCGATTGGTCCGCAGCCGGCGCCCGGTTTTCCCGCAGATCCCGCGGCGCCGCCGCTGCCGCCTGTCTGGCTGCCGCCGTTACCGCTGCCTCCCGAGCCGGCGCTGGACGCCCCTGCAGACCCACCCGCTCCGCCGGAGTCTCCGAAGCCCACCTTGGCATCCCCACAGCCCACTGCGATGAGCGCCAACGCAGCGGCGTACCCCAACCCTCGGTCCACCATCTCAAAGGGTATGGACGACGCCCTGCGTGGCGTCAATGATCGAACGGCTTGTTGCCGTACGGTCGCTTGGGAGTCCGCCTGAGCGCGCTCCCCAACCACACACACATTGGGACCCATCGTAAACTGGCTCCCTACAGGAGTCCCTGCTAGCCGACTGCGAAGACTCCTCGATTTCGCTCGCAAGAAGCACCACTTCCCTTGGTTGCAACGGAAGCGTTTCCTGACGGAAGCACCACGAAGGGATGACCAAACAGTGCTTGACTGAGTTCCACGGCATATCAACATCAGCGAACCGACATGGGAAGCCCTGGTTCCAGCGTGCGAGATACTCTCCGGCCTGATGATCGGATTGTGTGGGACGAGTACGTTCAGCTGGAAGTAGACGGCGTTCGACGTGAGGCAGTTGGAGCTCTCCAGCGCTTCGTTGATCGGCTCAAGTCCTATTCCGAGGATGAGCGGCGTCGGTTTGCGCTGCTGCTGGTTGACGCCGTTCGGCGCGAGGGTGGTTCGGAGTTCCCCATCCGGCATCCACTCTGGAACGAAGTCGTGCTCCCTGTGCTGCTTGAACGTTACGACCGCAACGAGCCGGGCTCCGCACGAAGCCTTCTCAGGTTCCGCCATCAGCTCCACGGTGGTTCCGCGTGCGCCGAGCAGATCGGTGACCGAGACGTTTCGGATTGGGCACTCGTCGATCAGGCGATCACACAAGAGCCCAACGCGAGGGACCTGAGGGAACGCTGGCTCGCCATGCGTGCCGATTGGTTCGAGTACGCCATCCATGAG
It includes:
- a CDS encoding SBBP repeat-containing protein produces the protein MVDRGLGYAAALALIAVGCGDAKVGFGDSGGAGGSAGASSAGSGGSGNGGSQTGGSGGAAGSAGKPGAGCGPIGTCPGEWVHQFGGIPGWDDSANGAAIDAEGNGYIAGTVYNATPGAGVSGGLRDDFIRAYSPTGDELWARVLTAEEGSEQLSALKLDAQGNMYIAGTLSGLLDGEGSKAHKTMYLRKLSMTGSVLWTRVFGAVSQNDLFSLDCGPDGSPFVVGTVAAALPGQTYAGGSDAFILKHDASGNVAWTRQFTHPFNDFAYAVAVDASGNAYMGGLVTDGMPGFDTKPGDVDGFVRKYSSAGEELWTVPIATDDRDQVLAIAIDPNADVIVTGTTHSAFPGFTNTGNNDIFVSKLSSDGSPIWTRQFGSDRSDKPHALEVDETGAVYVAGETFGSLTSEPSASDGFVARLESNGTVTWIRQLSPSEPEGLAEIDGIAVGAGAAFVVGRVRGSLPGQTGTDDFDVFIARMTL